The following proteins are co-located in the Solanum pennellii chromosome 8, SPENNV200 genome:
- the LOC107026747 gene encoding osmotin-like protein OSML13, with protein sequence MYTNMGYLTSSFIFFFLALVTHTYAATIEVRNNCPYTVWAASTPIGGGRRLEQGQTWVINAPRGTKMARIWGRTNCNFNGAGRGSCQTGDCGGVLHCTGWGKPPNTLAEYALDQFSNLDFWDISLVDGFNIPMTFAPTNPSGGKCHAIHCTANINGECPSPLRVPGGCNNPCTTFGGQQYCCTQGPCGPTKFSRFFKQRCPNAYSYPQDDPTSLFTCPSGSTNYRVVFCP encoded by the coding sequence atgtacacAAACATGGGCTACTTGAcatcttcttttattttcttcttccttgCTTTAGTGACTCACACTTACGCTGCCACTATCGAGGTACGCAACAACTGTCCCTACACCGTTTGGGCGGCATCGACCCCGATAGGCGGTGGTCGACGTCTTGAGCAAGGCCAAACATGGGTCATCAATGCGCCGAGGGGCACTAAGATGGCACGTATATGGGGTCGTACTAATTGCAACTTTAATGGTGCCGGTAGAGGTTCATGCCAGACTGGTGATTGTGGTGGGGTCCTACACTGTACCGGGTGGGGCAAACCCCCAAACACTCTAGCTGAATATGCTTTGGACCAATTCAGCAACTTAGATTTCTGGGACATTTCTTTGGTTGACGGATTTAATATACCGATGACTTTTGCCCCAACCAATCCTAGTGGAGGAAAATGCCATGCAATTCATTGCACGGCTAATATAAACGGTGAATGCCCTAGTCCACTTAGGGTACCCGGAGGATGTAACAACCCTTGTACCACGTTCGGAGGACAACAATATTGTTGTACTCAAGGCCCATGTGGTCCTACAAAATTCTCGAGATTTTTCAAACAGAGGTGCCCTAATGCGTATAGCTACCCTCAAGATGATCCTACTAGCTTATTCACTTGCCCTAGTGGTAGTACAAATTATAGGGTTGTTTTTTGCCCATAA
- the LOC107026748 gene encoding ethylene-responsive proteinase inhibitor 1, with translation MEANKSMVKLVAFLIILVSSCFQSLTAQDLEIEVSDGLNVLQLHDVSQSFCPGVTKESWPELLGTPAKFAKQIIQKENPKLTNVETLLNGSAFTEDLRCNRVRLFVNLLDIVVQTPKVG, from the exons ATGGAGGCAAATAAGTCTATGGTGAAGTTGGTTGCTTTCTTGATAATTCTTGTATCATCAT GCTTTCAATCTCTCACTGCTCAAGATTTGGAAATCGAAGTTAGTGATGGATTAAATGTCTTGCAACTACATGATGTGTCTCAATCATTTTGTCCAG gtGTGACAAAGGAAAGTTGGCCAGAACTTCTTGGAACACCAGCTAAGTTTGCAAAGCAAATAATTCAAAAGGAAAATCCAAAATTAACAAATGTTGAAACTCTACTGAATGGTTCAGCTTTTACAGAAGATTTGAGATGCAATAGAGTTCGtctttttgttaatttattggACATTGTTGTACAAACTCCCAAAGTTggttaa
- the LOC107026750 gene encoding protein NP24 yields MGYLTSSFVFFFLLCVTYIYAATIEVRNNCPYTVWAASTPIGGGRRLNRGQTWVINAPRGTKMARIWGRTGCNFNSAGRGSCQTGDCGGVLQCTGWGKPPNTLAEYALDQFSNLDFWDISLVDGFNIPMTFAPTKPSGGKCHAIHCTANINGECPRALKVPGGCNNPCTTFGGQQYCCTQGPCGPTELSKFFKKRCPDAYSYPQDDPTSTFTCPGGSTNYRVVFCPNGVADPNFPLEMPASTDEVAK; encoded by the coding sequence ATGGGCTACTTGAcatcttcttttgttttcttcttccttctttgtgtgacttatatTTATGCTGCCACTATTGAGGTACGCAACAACTGTCCATACACCGTTTGGGCGGCATCGACTCCGATAGGCGGTGGTCGACGTCTCAATCGAGGCCAAACATGGGTCATCAATGCTCCGAGGGGAACTAAGATGGCACGTATATGGGGTCGTACTGGTTGCAACTTTAATTCTGCAGGCAGAGGTTCATGTCAGACTGGTGATTGTGGTGGAGTCTTACAGTGTACTGGATGGGGCAAACCCCCAAATACCCTAGCTGAGTACGCCTTGGACCAGTTTAGCAACTTAGATTTTTGGGACATTTCTTTAGTCGATGGATTTAATATTCCAATGACTTTTGCCCCAACAAAACCTAGTGGAGGAAAATGTCATGCAATTCATTGCACGGCCAATATAAATGGTGAATGTCCTCGTGCCCTTAAGGTACCTGGAGGATGTAACAACCCTTGTACCACGTTTGGAGGACAACAATATTGTTGCACCCAAGGTCCATGTGGTCCCACAGAATTGTccaaatttttcaagaaaagatGTCCCGATGCTTATAGCTACCCACAAGACGATCCTACTAGCACATTTACTTGCCCTGGTGGTAGTACAAACTATAGGGTTGTCTTTTGTCCTAATGGTGTTGCTGATCCAAATTTCCCCTTGGAGATGCCTGCAAGTACTGATGAAGTGGCCAAGTGA